A window from Meiothermus sp. CFH 77666 encodes these proteins:
- a CDS encoding DUF3084 domain-containing protein — MTFWAILILLVLVAGLVAYVGDLVAKRVGKRHWRFLGLRPKATATLVAVATGVLIGLGAFGAFFLLVRDARETILQAEAVRQERDRLRTEVNRLESRAATTFAQNEQLKTERDEFEKNNILLARQLEQNVELQRQTRQDLEQALIEREKLRQEVEKLEAERNSLRQAQAPLRQALAALQSEKAQLLSGRDRLLAQAEQAKQQLRELEAAGRNAQNQLQKLQSEKERLEKAGREAQARLAGLQARTRELEGRLRQLEADKRNLEGDVAVLGSGSAQAVPDDNSSRALEALQRENAELRNKLLDAQRELQQLRERSRLMAASLDKSLSMNLLAEEPVTPGNEQAALGEVTRRADNRVRLIGLRGLEVVENPSLSNLKPGLFLARIQSISAEGRVRVVIEYRAREQAFAEGEVLAATTLVLPASMSEMRRKFNTLSQQAENRLSEAGWVPEKLAQGGIALEEFVGLASQLSGKRGGARIVVVALGNLYPTDPPRLGLKLLP; from the coding sequence ATGACTTTCTGGGCCATACTCATCCTTCTGGTGCTCGTGGCGGGCCTGGTGGCCTATGTGGGCGACCTGGTAGCCAAGCGGGTGGGGAAGCGCCACTGGCGGTTCCTGGGCCTGCGCCCCAAGGCCACCGCCACGCTGGTAGCGGTAGCGACGGGGGTGCTGATTGGCCTGGGGGCTTTTGGCGCGTTCTTTCTGCTGGTGCGCGATGCCCGCGAGACCATCTTGCAGGCCGAGGCGGTACGCCAGGAGCGCGACCGCCTACGCACCGAGGTGAATCGGCTGGAGAGCCGGGCTGCCACCACCTTTGCCCAGAACGAACAGCTCAAAACCGAGCGGGACGAGTTTGAGAAAAACAACATTCTGCTTGCGCGGCAGCTCGAGCAAAACGTTGAGCTCCAGCGCCAGACCCGCCAGGATCTCGAGCAAGCCCTTATCGAGCGGGAGAAGTTGCGCCAGGAAGTGGAAAAGCTCGAGGCTGAGCGCAACTCCCTGCGGCAGGCCCAGGCCCCGCTACGGCAGGCTCTGGCTGCTTTGCAAAGCGAAAAAGCCCAGCTCCTGAGCGGACGCGATCGGCTCCTGGCCCAGGCCGAACAGGCCAAGCAGCAGCTCCGCGAGCTCGAGGCCGCCGGGCGCAATGCCCAGAACCAGCTCCAGAAGCTACAAAGCGAAAAAGAAAGGCTGGAAAAAGCGGGGCGAGAAGCCCAGGCCCGCCTGGCCGGCCTCCAGGCCCGCACCCGGGAGCTCGAGGGCCGCCTGCGGCAGCTCGAGGCCGATAAGCGCAACCTCGAGGGCGATGTGGCGGTGTTGGGCAGTGGGTCTGCGCAGGCTGTTCCCGACGACAACTCTAGCCGCGCCCTCGAGGCCCTTCAGCGCGAGAACGCCGAGCTGCGCAACAAGCTGCTGGATGCCCAGCGCGAGCTACAACAACTGCGCGAGCGCAGCCGGCTGATGGCCGCCAGTCTGGATAAAAGCCTCTCCATGAACCTGCTGGCCGAAGAACCGGTGACGCCGGGCAACGAGCAGGCGGCCCTGGGCGAGGTCACCCGGCGGGCCGACAACCGGGTGCGCCTGATCGGGCTGCGGGGCCTGGAGGTGGTGGAAAACCCCAGCCTGAGCAACCTCAAGCCGGGGCTGTTTCTGGCCCGCATCCAGAGCATCAGCGCCGAGGGGCGGGTTCGGGTGGTGATCGAGTACCGGGCCCGCGAACAGGCCTTTGCCGAGGGCGAGGTGCTGGCCGCCACCACCCTGGTGCTTCCGGCCAGCATGAGCGAGATGCGGCGCAAGTTCAACACCCTCAGCCAGCAAGCGGAAAACCGGCTCAGCGAGGCAGGCTGGGTTCCCGAAAAGCTGGCCCAGGGGGGAATTGCCCTCGAGGAGTTTGTAGGCCTGGCCTCCCAGCTCTCCGGTAAACGTGGCGGCGCCCGCATTGTAGTGGTGGCGCTGGGCAACCTCTACCCCACCGACCCGCCCCGGCTAGGGCTAAAGCTGCTGCCATAA
- a CDS encoding ABC transporter substrate-binding protein, producing the protein MKRTFALLALALGSLSLAQQRVTIDFWHSMGGVLGEATEALVKDFNASQNRITVRSQFVGSYDDGLNKLRAALQAGGQGRPNVIQVYDIGARFMADSGAVLPLEDLARANNFDLSQFVPQPRNYYSVDGKLYGLAFNSSNPILYFNAQALEQAGIPYRNTWSLADLEAAARKLTVRDASGKTTRFGLSIPIDSWFMEQFSYNSGQFFCNNENGRKARATEVTFNNPAAVAFLDTWARLVREGVAANTGRNWADSQSLFAQGNAAIAIYSTASLTGVLRQVGNRFPLRTAFYPYLNERNGTAIGGAAVYLIRGFGDEQNQASWEFIRYLLRPETQAKWIIGTGYFPVVRGVADLPAVRQAYVRQPNYTTALRQLETSKVNTASAGCLMGGFTEIRQIVQSAIEEALRGKPAQQALDEAKQRADQVLARYNASVRQ; encoded by the coding sequence CCCTGGCTCAGCAACGGGTCACCATAGACTTCTGGCACTCCATGGGCGGAGTGCTGGGCGAGGCTACCGAGGCCCTGGTCAAGGACTTCAACGCCTCGCAGAACCGCATCACCGTGCGCAGCCAGTTCGTGGGCTCCTACGACGACGGCCTCAACAAGCTGCGGGCGGCCTTGCAGGCCGGTGGTCAGGGGCGGCCCAATGTAATTCAGGTCTACGATATCGGGGCCCGCTTCATGGCCGACTCCGGCGCGGTGCTGCCCTTAGAAGACCTGGCCCGGGCCAACAACTTCGACCTCTCGCAGTTTGTGCCCCAGCCCCGCAACTACTACAGCGTGGACGGTAAGCTCTACGGCCTGGCCTTCAACTCCTCCAACCCCATCCTTTATTTCAATGCCCAGGCCCTGGAGCAGGCCGGCATTCCCTACCGCAACACCTGGAGCCTGGCGGACCTCGAGGCGGCTGCCCGCAAGCTAACCGTGCGGGACGCCTCCGGCAAAACCACCCGCTTTGGCCTGTCCATTCCCATCGATAGCTGGTTTATGGAGCAGTTCAGCTACAACTCCGGCCAGTTCTTCTGCAACAACGAGAACGGCCGTAAGGCCCGGGCCACCGAGGTTACCTTCAACAACCCCGCCGCGGTGGCCTTCCTGGACACCTGGGCGCGGCTGGTGCGCGAAGGGGTGGCGGCCAACACCGGGCGCAACTGGGCCGATAGCCAGAGCCTCTTTGCCCAGGGCAACGCGGCCATTGCCATCTACTCCACTGCCTCCCTGACTGGGGTGCTGCGCCAGGTGGGCAACCGCTTCCCACTGCGCACCGCCTTCTACCCCTACCTGAACGAGCGTAACGGCACCGCCATTGGCGGGGCGGCGGTGTATCTGATTCGGGGTTTTGGCGACGAACAAAACCAGGCTTCCTGGGAGTTTATCCGCTACCTGCTGCGCCCCGAGACCCAGGCCAAGTGGATTATCGGCACTGGCTATTTCCCGGTGGTGCGCGGCGTGGCCGACCTCCCCGCTGTACGCCAGGCCTATGTGCGCCAGCCCAACTACACCACCGCCCTGCGACAGCTCGAGACCTCCAAGGTCAACACCGCCTCGGCGGGCTGCCTGATGGGGGGCTTCACCGAGATTCGCCAGATCGTGCAGTCGGCCATCGAGGAAGCCCTGCGGGGCAAACCGGCCCAGCAAGCCCTGGACGAGGCTAAGCAGCGGGCCGACCAGGTGCTCGCCCGTTACAATGCCAGCGTGAGGCAGTAG
- a CDS encoding glycerol-3-phosphate acyltransferase, whose protein sequence is MDLVWVVVAYLVGSLSFGRIAGIIRGFNLAERDTPGASGTFRQLGPAWGIAVALADVLKGVLVAYLSQWAQAPWAMPLMGLAVVAGHNWPLYFGFRGGGGIAPTLGFFGYLYPTLTLVAVGIGLAVAGLYWQLYWKNHRGSWYPIPVGALVGYIYALIAFWPTGMGFWAFLGVSLAVALRGLRMTRKG, encoded by the coding sequence ATGGACTTGGTGTGGGTGGTGGTGGCCTATCTGGTGGGTTCGCTCAGCTTTGGGCGCATTGCCGGGATTATCCGGGGTTTCAACCTGGCCGAACGGGATACCCCCGGCGCCAGTGGGACTTTTCGACAACTGGGGCCTGCATGGGGTATTGCGGTGGCACTGGCCGATGTGCTCAAGGGGGTTCTGGTGGCCTACCTGAGCCAGTGGGCCCAGGCGCCCTGGGCCATGCCCCTGATGGGGTTGGCGGTGGTGGCGGGCCATAACTGGCCACTCTACTTCGGCTTTCGGGGCGGGGGGGGCATTGCCCCCACCCTGGGTTTTTTTGGCTATTTGTACCCCACCCTCACGCTGGTGGCTGTGGGGATTGGTTTGGCCGTAGCGGGCCTGTACTGGCAACTGTACTGGAAAAACCATCGGGGTAGCTGGTACCCCATTCCGGTGGGGGCCCTGGTGGGGTACATCTACGCCCTGATCGCATTCTGGCCCACTGGCATGGGGTTCTGGGCGTTTCTGGGGGTGAGCCTGGCGGTGGCCTTGCGGGGTTTGCGAATGACCCGGAAGGGCTGA
- the lptB gene encoding LPS export ABC transporter ATP-binding protein, which translates to MEAALQQSPGPIKNPTTRLEATGLVKRYGKREVVRGVSLELTRGEIVALFGPNGAGKTTTFYMLVGFIEPNAGQIRLGGRDVTRLPMYKRARQGLGYLPQEPSAFRRMTALENLLAVLEFQPLSKSERAERARELLEELGIAHLKDKYAYTLSGGERRRLEIARALCTNPDFILLDEPFTGVDPKNVHDIQKLISELRERRGVGIFITDHSVRETLAIADRIYLMYDGQMAFQGSPEEFARDSGVRMHYLGDEYEL; encoded by the coding sequence ATGGAAGCGGCATTGCAACAGAGTCCTGGCCCTATCAAGAACCCCACCACCCGCCTCGAGGCCACCGGGCTGGTCAAGCGCTACGGCAAGCGGGAGGTGGTACGGGGGGTGAGCCTCGAGCTCACGCGCGGCGAGATTGTGGCCCTGTTTGGCCCCAACGGGGCCGGCAAAACCACTACCTTTTACATGCTGGTGGGCTTTATTGAGCCCAACGCCGGACAGATTCGCCTGGGCGGGCGGGACGTCACCCGGCTCCCCATGTACAAGCGGGCCCGGCAGGGCCTGGGCTACCTGCCCCAGGAGCCCTCGGCCTTCCGGCGCATGACCGCGCTGGAAAACCTGCTGGCGGTGCTGGAGTTTCAGCCCCTTTCCAAAAGCGAACGGGCCGAGCGGGCCAGAGAGCTGCTCGAGGAGCTGGGCATTGCCCACCTCAAGGACAAGTACGCCTACACCCTCTCGGGCGGCGAGCGGCGGCGGCTGGAGATTGCGCGGGCGCTCTGCACCAACCCCGACTTCATCCTGCTCGACGAGCCCTTTACCGGCGTAGACCCCAAGAACGTCCACGACATCCAGAAACTCATCTCCGAGCTGCGCGAGCGGCGGGGGGTGGGCATCTTCATCACCGACCACTCGGTGCGCGAGACCCTGGCCATTGCCGACCGCATTTACCTGATGTACGACGGCCAGATGGCCTTCCAGGGCTCGCCCGAGGAGTTCGCCCGCGACTCGGGGGTGCGGATGCATTACCTGGGCGACGAGTATGAGCTGTGA
- the mqnE gene encoding aminofutalosine synthase MqnE translates to MNAASPSVGASRFVPLVRDPKLLPILEKVEAGQRLTFDEGMALYHTPDYNTLMWLANRVRERKHGNKTYFVHSMRLEFTNICYVGCTFCAFAAKKGEARAWDYSVEDVVAKVREKWEPGLTELHMSSGHHPNRPWSYYPEMVRALNENFPGIQVKAFTAAEIEHLSKISKKPTLEVLRELKEAGLVALPGGGAEIFAERVRRQIAKNKVKAEKWLQIHREAHSLGIRTNATMLYGHIETLEERLDHMDRLRKLQDETGGFYSFIPLAFQPDANALAFNLGKTEFTTGLDDLRNLAVARLYLDNFDHIKGYWVMISSDLVQVALDWGVSDIDGTIIEEHIAHAAGATSPLGLSRQKMVQLIQAAGRVPVERDALYNELRIYAGSQWPMANSQTPTQAHRH, encoded by the coding sequence ATGAATGCGGCCTCCCCCTCCGTTGGCGCTTCACGGTTCGTTCCCCTGGTGCGCGATCCCAAGCTGCTGCCCATCCTCGAGAAAGTAGAGGCAGGACAGCGCCTGACCTTCGACGAAGGAATGGCGCTCTACCACACCCCCGACTACAACACCCTGATGTGGCTGGCCAACCGGGTGCGCGAGCGTAAGCACGGCAACAAGACCTACTTTGTACACTCCATGCGGCTCGAGTTCACCAACATCTGCTACGTGGGCTGTACCTTCTGTGCCTTTGCGGCCAAAAAAGGCGAGGCGCGGGCCTGGGATTATAGCGTGGAGGACGTGGTGGCCAAAGTGCGCGAAAAGTGGGAGCCGGGCCTGACCGAGCTGCACATGTCCAGCGGCCACCACCCCAACCGCCCCTGGAGCTACTACCCCGAGATGGTGCGGGCCTTGAACGAAAACTTCCCCGGTATCCAGGTGAAGGCTTTCACCGCCGCCGAAATTGAGCACCTCTCCAAAATCAGCAAGAAACCCACCCTCGAGGTCTTGCGCGAGCTGAAGGAGGCCGGCCTGGTGGCCCTGCCCGGCGGTGGGGCGGAAATCTTCGCCGAGCGGGTGCGCCGCCAGATTGCCAAGAACAAGGTCAAGGCCGAGAAGTGGCTGCAAATCCACCGCGAGGCCCACAGCCTGGGAATCCGCACCAACGCCACCATGCTCTACGGGCACATCGAAACCCTGGAAGAGCGCCTCGACCACATGGATCGGCTGCGCAAGCTGCAAGACGAAACCGGGGGTTTTTACAGCTTCATCCCCCTGGCCTTCCAGCCCGACGCCAACGCGCTGGCCTTCAACCTGGGCAAGACCGAGTTCACCACCGGCCTCGACGACCTGCGTAACCTGGCCGTGGCCCGGCTCTACCTGGACAACTTCGACCACATCAAGGGCTACTGGGTGATGATCTCCTCCGACCTGGTGCAAGTAGCGCTCGACTGGGGCGTCTCCGATATTGACGGCACCATCATCGAGGAGCACATCGCCCACGCCGCCGGAGCCACCTCGCCCCTGGGCCTCTCCCGTCAGAAGATGGTGCAGCTCATCCAGGCGGCCGGGCGCGTGCCGGTCGAGCGGGATGCGCTGTACAACGAGCTGCGCATCTATGCCGGTAGCCAATGGCCGATGGCCAATAGCCAGACCCCTACCCAAGCCCACCGCCATTAG
- the gltX gene encoding glutamate--tRNA ligase gives MVVTRIAPSPTGDPHVGTAYQALFNYVFAKQHGGKFIVRLEDTDRTRYNPTSERRILEMLEWLGLSPDESPTKGGPNGPYVQSQRLHIYRQHVQMLLEKGAAYRAFDTPEELAAAREAARRAGKQEQGYNRRYRDYPVEEAERRAAAGEPHVVRLKVPLEGKTVVHDLLRGPIEFENAALDDKVILKADGYPTYHLAAMVDDHLMGVTHVIRAEEWITSTPFHILILRAFGWEEPVWCHTPLLRNPDKSKLSKRKMDTSVDSYRAQGILPEALLNYLGTMAWSMPDGREIFSVQDMIEHFSLERISLGGPVFDLNKLKWMNGKYIREVLSLDDLAQRVKPFLERAGLSYPSETYLKQVLEAMRARFETLQEFVDRSLYFFSEAYPMQEKALARLREGAAFLPELKEQLAGLPDLLPDHTEPLLKSYAEAKGVKAAAVMQPLRAALTGSLETPGMFDLLTLLGKERVLKRLERAMELVRE, from the coding sequence ATGGTTGTGACGCGCATTGCCCCCAGCCCCACCGGCGACCCCCATGTGGGTACGGCCTACCAGGCCCTGTTCAATTATGTTTTTGCCAAACAGCACGGAGGAAAGTTCATTGTTCGCCTCGAGGACACCGACCGCACCCGCTACAACCCCACCTCCGAGCGGCGCATTCTGGAGATGCTCGAGTGGCTGGGGCTTTCCCCCGACGAGTCGCCCACCAAAGGCGGCCCCAACGGCCCCTATGTACAGTCGCAGCGCCTGCACATCTACCGGCAGCACGTGCAGATGCTCCTGGAAAAAGGCGCGGCCTACCGTGCCTTCGACACCCCCGAGGAGCTGGCCGCCGCCCGCGAGGCGGCCCGCCGGGCGGGGAAGCAGGAGCAGGGCTACAACCGCCGCTACCGCGACTACCCGGTCGAGGAGGCCGAGCGACGGGCTGCCGCCGGAGAGCCCCACGTGGTGCGGCTCAAAGTGCCCCTGGAAGGCAAAACCGTGGTACACGACCTGCTGCGTGGCCCCATCGAGTTCGAGAATGCTGCCCTGGACGACAAGGTCATCCTCAAGGCCGACGGCTACCCCACCTACCACCTGGCCGCCATGGTAGACGATCACCTGATGGGCGTGACCCACGTCATCCGGGCCGAAGAGTGGATTACCAGCACCCCCTTCCACATCCTGATTTTGCGGGCCTTTGGCTGGGAGGAGCCGGTTTGGTGCCACACCCCCCTCCTGCGCAACCCCGACAAGTCCAAGCTCTCCAAGCGCAAGATGGACACCAGCGTGGACAGCTACCGCGCCCAGGGCATCCTGCCCGAGGCCCTCTTGAACTACCTGGGTACCATGGCCTGGAGCATGCCCGACGGACGGGAAATTTTCAGTGTGCAGGACATGATCGAGCACTTCAGCCTGGAGCGCATCAGCCTGGGGGGGCCGGTCTTCGACCTGAACAAGCTCAAATGGATGAACGGCAAGTACATCCGCGAAGTCCTGAGCCTGGACGACCTGGCCCAGAGGGTCAAGCCTTTCCTGGAACGTGCCGGGCTATCCTACCCCTCGGAAACCTACCTGAAACAGGTTCTGGAGGCCATGCGGGCCCGCTTCGAGACCCTGCAGGAGTTTGTAGACAGGTCGCTTTACTTCTTTAGCGAGGCCTACCCCATGCAGGAAAAAGCCCTGGCCAGGCTGCGCGAGGGGGCTGCTTTCTTGCCCGAACTGAAGGAGCAGCTTGCCGGGCTGCCCGACCTGCTGCCAGACCACACCGAGCCCCTGCTCAAAAGCTATGCCGAGGCCAAAGGGGTGAAGGCGGCGGCGGTGATGCAGCCCCTGCGGGCCGCCCTGACGGGAAGCCTCGAGACCCCCGGCATGTTCGACCTCCTCACCCTGCTGGGCAAGGAGCGCGTACTGAAGCGGCTCGAGCGGGCGATGGAGCTAGTAAGGGAATAA
- a CDS encoding menaquinone biosynthesis protein has product MSYILGVPRYANTAPLYHFLEEGDGVVFRYGVPTELNRWLLEGSVDLSLVSSYFYLENAEHLRPLPDFSVADLGPVYSVNLFHQKPWSELRHIALTTESATSVRLLQHLLEADGIEARFTPEQGGLELLERYDGVLLIGDRAITTYFGLLSIIPESVHQVPTQVEGIRITDLSMRWFEQTRLPFVFAVWATRKTAPPPPEIIRRLRAARSLGLGNLAAVAGTEAQRLNVPERLMQHYLWNFRYHLEAPDRLGLQAFAQAVGLPYPDDYWDV; this is encoded by the coding sequence ATGAGCTATATATTGGGTGTCCCCCGCTACGCCAACACCGCCCCGCTCTACCACTTCCTGGAGGAGGGGGACGGGGTGGTTTTTCGCTACGGCGTGCCCACCGAGCTCAACCGCTGGCTTCTGGAGGGCTCGGTAGACCTGAGCCTGGTTTCTTCCTATTTCTATCTGGAAAACGCCGAACACCTGCGGCCCCTGCCCGACTTCAGCGTGGCCGACCTGGGGCCGGTGTACTCGGTTAATCTGTTCCACCAAAAGCCCTGGAGCGAGCTCCGGCACATTGCCCTGACCACCGAGAGCGCCACCTCGGTGCGGCTGTTGCAACATCTGCTCGAGGCCGACGGAATCGAGGCCCGGTTCACCCCCGAGCAGGGCGGCCTCGAGCTCCTGGAGCGCTACGACGGGGTGCTCCTGATTGGCGACCGGGCCATTACCACTTACTTTGGCCTGCTCTCCATCATCCCCGAGTCGGTGCACCAGGTGCCCACCCAGGTCGAGGGCATTCGCATAACCGACCTCTCGATGCGCTGGTTCGAGCAGACCCGGCTGCCCTTTGTGTTTGCGGTCTGGGCCACCCGCAAAACCGCCCCCCCACCGCCCGAAATTATCCGGCGGCTACGGGCCGCCCGTTCGCTGGGGCTGGGCAACCTGGCCGCCGTGGCCGGCACCGAGGCCCAGCGCCTGAACGTGCCCGAGCGCCTGATGCAGCACTACCTGTGGAACTTCCGCTACCACCTGGAAGCCCCCGACCGGCTGGGCCTGCAAGCCTTTGCCCAGGCTGTGGGGCTGCCCTATCCCGACGACTACTGGGATGTGTAG
- a CDS encoding LacI family DNA-binding transcriptional regulator: MAKRKPTIHEVAHLAKVGIGTVSRVLNNHPSVRPETRNRVLAAMASLGYSPNPHARRVAGGRSYTVSFVLPVISTEFYNRLLEGIEHILTEERYEIALFPILSPSRLERYLESRSLAYQTDGLLVSSQGLAHLLPNQKFPTERPVVLVDAYSPRYDSAFMDNRLGGQMAAEHLAQFPGAMFAIQVQEELDEVLKNTVGQERIEGFREGLRKAGKSLPSSHVFVSRFSAEGGRLALQHFLRLSKPPFNIFAGADLLALGVLEEAERQGLKVGEQVRLLGFDGHPWTAAKGLSTLAQPIEEMGAEAARMLLERIRGYKGSPRARRFEPTLVVRGSTQPHNVYAD; the protein is encoded by the coding sequence GTGGCCAAACGCAAACCCACCATCCACGAAGTCGCCCACCTTGCCAAGGTCGGTATTGGCACGGTCAGCCGGGTTCTCAACAACCACCCCTCGGTGCGCCCGGAGACCCGCAACCGGGTTCTTGCGGCCATGGCCAGCCTGGGCTACAGCCCCAACCCCCACGCCAGACGGGTGGCCGGGGGACGCAGTTACACCGTTTCGTTTGTTCTTCCGGTTATCTCGACTGAGTTTTATAACCGCCTGCTCGAGGGCATCGAGCACATTCTGACCGAAGAGCGCTACGAAATTGCGCTTTTCCCCATTCTTTCCCCGAGCCGCCTCGAGCGCTACCTGGAAAGCCGCTCACTGGCCTACCAGACCGATGGACTGCTGGTTTCCTCCCAGGGCCTGGCCCATCTGCTACCCAACCAGAAGTTCCCCACCGAGCGTCCGGTGGTGCTGGTAGATGCCTACAGCCCGCGCTACGACTCGGCCTTCATGGACAACCGCCTGGGCGGGCAGATGGCCGCAGAGCACCTAGCCCAGTTCCCCGGCGCCATGTTTGCCATCCAGGTCCAGGAAGAACTCGACGAGGTGCTGAAAAACACCGTAGGTCAGGAACGCATCGAGGGCTTCCGGGAAGGGCTACGCAAAGCGGGCAAGTCCCTCCCCAGCTCGCATGTGTTCGTGTCGCGCTTTTCTGCCGAAGGGGGACGGCTGGCCTTACAGCACTTCCTGCGGCTCTCCAAGCCCCCTTTCAACATCTTCGCCGGGGCCGATCTGCTGGCCCTGGGGGTGCTGGAGGAGGCCGAGCGGCAGGGCCTGAAGGTTGGTGAGCAGGTACGCCTGCTGGGCTTCGACGGCCACCCCTGGACCGCTGCCAAAGGCCTCTCCACCCTGGCTCAGCCCATCGAGGAGATGGGGGCCGAGGCCGCCCGCATGCTGCTGGAGCGCATTCGTGGCTATAAGGGCAGCCCCCGGGCCCGGCGCTTCGAGCCCACCCTGGTCGTCCGAGGCTCTACCCAGCCCCACAACGTTTACGCCGATTGA